A portion of the Malassezia japonica chromosome 3, complete sequence genome contains these proteins:
- the RCF1 gene encoding Respiratory supercomplex factor 1, mitochondrial (BUSCO:EOG09264J8E; EggNog:ENOG503P3F9; COG:U; TransMembrane:2 (o34-53i65-86o)), whose amino-acid sequence MSTDGKEEGYIPLVFEEEETGREKMWRKMKQDPLVPIGSLLTCGALIYASGQLKSGNRETFQRALRWRVIFQTLTVAAAAASLFFFKPPTAQVPPPNADGSPAPMPYWNKEKEERRAAEHDLEWRRRFQDAHARDERENAAVQRMVQEEIEAREKAATAPPEEPRKRVFPKLGQDKRSFTFQQ is encoded by the exons ATGAGCACGGACGGAAAAGAGGAGGGGTACATCCCTCTCGTGTTTGAGGAAGAGGAGACGGGCAGAGAGAAAATGTGGCGCAAGATGAAGCAGGACCCCCTGGTGCCGATCG GTTCGCTGCtgacgtgcggcgcgctgatCTACGCCTCGGGTCAGCTCAAGAGCGGGAACCGCGAGACGTtccagcgtgcgctgcgctggcGTGTCATCTTCCAGACACTGaccgtcgcggcggcagcggcgagtCTCTTCTTTTTCAagccgccgacggcgcaggtgcCCCCGCCGAACGCGGacggctcgccggcgccgatgCCCTACTGGAAcaaggagaaggaggagcgccgcgccgccgagcacgacctcgagtggcgccggcgcttcCAGGATGCACACGCACGCGACGAACGCGAGAAtgcggcggtgcagcgcatggtCCAGGAGGAGATCGAGGCGCGGGAAAAGGCCGCCACAGCGCCTCCGGAGGAGCCGCGGAAGCGCGTCTTTCCCAAACTTGGGCAGGACAAGCGCTCGTTCACGTTCCAGCAGTAG
- the RPN9 gene encoding 26S proteasome regulatory subunit (COG:O; EggNog:ENOG503NWJQ) produces MAETYLDGVLSSTATPAELRPFYEQFRDLHSKRLWYQLTLLIDEFLRHPASQKGTQQIDLYENFVRTFAKNINHLKLASFGVIVSRQFSDAAKAHEFLSALADESEKNDVRDAYVLLAMEAAHFQLLLGDVAATKTAMDKCAKMLEEFSSVEPVVHASFYRVSGNYYKSKAEYADYYRNFLLFLACINVETEMSAAEQVECAHDLGISALLGDTIYHFGELLLHPILASLKGTENEWISELLFAFNAGDIGRFESLLPRLAQEPILETNVAFLRQKICLMALIENVFRRSTDDRTLSFETIAKETHIPVDEVEHLVMKALCLQLIRGNIDEAEQLVRISWVQPRVLDNGQTNALLQRLSGWCDRVQQVSEFVQTQSPELFANA; encoded by the coding sequence ATGGCGGAGACGTACCTCGACGGGGTGCTGagcagcacggcgacgcccgccgagctgcggccTTTCTACGAACAGTTCCGCGATCTTCACAGCAAGCGGCTATGGTACCAGCTTACTTTGCTCATCGATGAGTTCCTGCGCCACCCCGCGTCGCAAAAAGGCACCCAGCAAATCGACCTGTACGAAAACTTTGTGCGCACCTTTGCTAAGAACATCAACCACTTGAAGCTCGCGAGCTTTGGCGTGATTGTCTCGCGCCAGTTCTCGGATGCGGCCAAGGCACACGAGTTTTtgagcgcgctcgccgacgagtcGGAAAAgaacgacgtgcgcgacgcgtacgtCCTCCTCGCCATGGAGGCCGCGCACTTCcagctgctcctcggcgatgTCGCGGCGACCAAGACGGCGATGGACAAGTGCGCCAAGATGCTGGAGGAGTTTAGCTCCGTCGAGCCCGTCGTCCACGCGAGTTTCTACCGCGTGAGCGGCAACTACTACAAGAGCAAGGCCGAGTACGCGGACTACTACCGCAACTTTTTGCTCTTCCTTGCGTGCATCAATGTCGAGACGGAGAtgagcgcggcggagcAGGTAGAATGCGCGCACGATCTCGGCatctcggcgctgctcggcgataCGATCTACCActttggcgagctgctcctgcACCCGATCCTCGCCTCGCTCAAGGGCACCGAGAACGAGTGGATCAGCGAGCTACTCTTTGCGTTTAATGCGGGCGACATTGGCCGCTTTGAGTCGCTCCTGCCCCGTCTCGCCCAGGAGCCGATCCTCGAGACGAACGTCGCGTTCCTGCGCCAAAAGATCTGCCTCATGGCCCTCATCGAAAACGTCTTTaggcgctcgaccgacGACCGTACCCTCTCGTTCGAGACGATCGCCAAGGAGACGCATATcccggtcgacgaggtcgagcacctcgtgATGAAGGCGCTTTGCCTCCAGCTCATCCGCGGCAacatcgacgaggcggagcagctcgtgcgcatcTCGTGGGTCCagccgcgcgtgctcgacaacGGCCAGACGAatgcgctcctgcagcgcctctcGGGCTGGTGCGACCGCGTGCAGCAGGTCTCCGAGTTCGTCCAGACCCAGTCGCCGGAACTCTTTGCGAACGCGTAG
- a CDS encoding uncharacterized protein (EggNog:ENOG503NVA9; BUSCO:EOG0926425H; COG:I; TransMembrane:5 (o33-50i70-90o110-131i152-176o182-198i)), protein MARVVNEVYEKVFGRPTGPYEIAGIVDFGQPTLWIAVASILFNPTFWNVFAQNEHHNRTLTRLLGNRPYLGCYILAVTIFSLGILRDHLYNNALSLQPTYAPLEHPAVRAVAVALFAFGSVLVVSSMWVLGVTGTYLGDYFGILMDEMVTGFPFNVVSDPMYVGSTANFVAVALWYAKPAGLLLSVIVWVTYAIALRFEGPFTANIYKEAAERKSASANTASTPARATASSSARAYGTRSQSKRHVQ, encoded by the exons ATGGCGCGTGTTGTGAACGAGGTGTACGAAAAGGTGTTTGGCCGCCCTACGGGCCCGTACGAGATTGCGGGCATTGTCGATTTTGGACAGCCGACGCTGTGGATTGCGGTCGCTTCGAT CCTGTTCAACCCCACGTTCTGGAACGTATTCGCGCAGAATG AACACCACAACCGCACGCTGACGCGCCTGCTGGGCAATAGGCCCTATTTGGGATGCTACATCCTCGCGGTGACCATCTTTTCGCTGGGTATCTTGCGCGACCACCTGTACAACAACGCACTGTCCCTCCAGCCGACCTACGccccgctcgagcacccggcggtgcgcgcggtgGCGGTCGCGCTGTTTGCGTTCGGCAGCGTGCTCGTCGTGTCGTCTATGTGGGTGCTGGGCGTGACTGGCACCTACCTCGGCGACTACTTTGGCATCCTCATGGACGAGATGGTGACCGGCTTCCCTTTTAATGTCGTGAGTGACCCGATGTACGTCGGCAGCACCGCCAACTttgtcgccgtcgccctGTGGTACGCCAAGCCCGCCGGTCTCTTGCTGAGCGTCATCGTGTGGGTGACCTATGCgatcgcgctgcgcttcgaggg TCCTTTCACCGCCAACATCTACAaggaggcggccgagcgcaagtCGGCGAGTGCCAacacggcctcgacgccggccagggccaccgcctcgtcctcggcgcgcgcctacggcacgcgctcgcagTCCAAGCGCCACGTGCAGTAG
- the GPI12 gene encoding N-acetylglucosaminylphosphatidylinositol deacetylase (COG:M; EggNog:ENOG503NYTI) yields the protein MLLDGAPVAVLPWKHVLVVTAHPDDECMFFGPTLQALLAHNVSLSALCLSQGNADGLGVRRQAELVASYGVLGVPRENVTCLDDALLQDGMTTVWDADYILTFDAHGVSGHPNHMAVHFGARRVQSVAKIPRLDVLSLDTRSVASKYTGIAAAMWDRLWPQRGLQTLAHPIEYGRSLAAMREHASQLVWFRYMHVNAVSIDHS from the exons ATGCTCCTGGATGGTGCGCCGGTGGCTGTGCTTCCGTGGAAGCATGTGCTCGTCGTCACCGCGCACCCCGACGACGAGTGCATGTTTTTCGGCCCGACGCTGCAAGCGCTGTTGGCGCACAACGTGTCCCTTTCGGCCTTGTGCCTCTCGCAAg GGAATGCCGACGGGCTCGGCGTAAGGAGGCAGGCAGAACTCGTTGCAAGCTACGGGGTGTTGGGCGTGCCGCGGGAAAACGTGACATGCCTCGACGATGC GCTCCTTCAGGATGGCATGACGACCGTATGGGACGCCGATTAC ATCTTGACATTCGATGCACATGGCGTATCGGGCCACCCCAACCACATGGCAGTCCATTtcggcgcaaggcgcgtgCAATCGGTCGCAAAGATACCCCGCCTAGACGTTCTTTCCCTGGATacacgcagcgtcgcgagcaaGTACACCggcatcgccgccgcgatGTGGGATCGCCTGTGGCCCCAGCGCGggctgcagacgctcgcgcacccGATCGAGTATgggcgctcgctcgcggcgatgcgcgagcaCGCGTCGCAGTTGGTGTGGTTTCG CTACATGCATGTAAATGCGGTATCTATAGATCATTCTTGA
- the SYP1 gene encoding Suppressor of Profilin deletion (COG:S; EggNog:ENOG503NYRN), translating to MSDAVQVYAEAFVPADPRTSLQTLQTRAKNARIFHEQVADYFAARREAEEAYVRSLQKLTKRSFLSDTTYLPVEYKPVYDRLVAELAEAAHAHTTLERRILRDCEEPLRAAPNHGEWAKIKRHDETLAPIMKEINALESQLAKDQKKFDSKKTGAAQAKVTNTQQSLARAVGQWDRHAPLVAGAYERMDRGRLTMLRDAARQLARVQCDFAKETYDMARNTGHTAQSFDPEREVLAFAHKMRPAPRSGALRGAPSEPSEPSEAPHQVPRMPSRTSMRRTSLPQLRRTHDEPIVPPARDQATSSPRFSVPLPSALFHTSQPRASEMAPVQETLDEGPVEAPPSAPFARESTASPFSREMRGSPQAFDQAPYNRAQSPWEPSQPVDESSRAADGARMPSDAGMHFATRRATTQFSDVPLPDANQDEAAAWEHMRMQLRNSSIGVPSPPSGRRDRSEYRKTSYDLLEGASPREEAWAPHAPLSPPPIAAAAAAPTSVPAPAPPLASAFSPATISTTQMSPVAHAVPLSARIVERVNVMWVGSALTRVMVVGEVRLSILAGAVDGGRARIALSNADQLEKVAAHPGLVYEVVGAPDLYEVDLAELAKSGSDTVALRYQLRASDARAAPLLLEPKWRCEAQQSSLLVTYRVNNASLLAERAPHAALSGVYFSVAIPPETPVVGSVLSQPVGDWDPDAQQLAWQRAASLPLGDGEAHKILARFPVAAQGTPQPVSVAWQLTAHTVSDVGLEARAGAHPIVFASVHRETVAGKYFAQP from the exons atgagcgacgcggtgcaggtgtacgccgaggcgtttgTG CCTGCGGATCCACGCACGAGCTTGCAGACGTTGCAGACGCGTGCGAAAAACGCGCGCATTTTCCACGAACAGGT cgccgactATTttgctgcacgccgcgaggccgaggaggcgtacgtgcgctcgctgcaGAAGCTCACGAAGCGCTCTTTCCTTTCGGACACGACCTACCTGCCGGTGGAGTACAAGCCGGTGTACGaccggctcgtcgccgagctcgccgaggccgcacACGCCCACACCAcgctggagcgccgcatcctTCGCGACTGCGAAgagccgctgcgcgccgcgcccaaCCACGGCGAGTGGGCCAAGATCAAGCGCCATGACGAAACGCTTGCGCCGATCATGAAGGAAATCaacgcgctcgagtcgcagctcgccaaggaccAGAAAAAGTTTGACAGCAAGAAAaccggcgccgcacaggCCAAGGTCACCAACACGCAGCAGTCGCTCGCTCGTGCAGTAGGGCAGTGGGACCGCCATGCGCCGCTGGTCGCGGGCGCATACGAGCGCATGGACCGCGGGCGCCTCACGATgctccgcgacgccgcacgCCAACTTGCGCGGGTGCAGTGCGACTTCGCGAAGGAGACCTACGACATGGCGCGCAACACGGGCCACACGGCACAGTCCTTTGATccggagcgcgaggtgctcgcaTTCGCACACAAGATGCGCCCCGCGCcccgcagcggcgcgctgcgcggcgcgccgagcgagccgagcgagccgagcgaggcgccgcaccaagtgccgcgcatgccgagccgcacgagcatgcgccgcacctcgctgccgcagctccgccgcacgcacgatGAGCCGATCGTGCCGCCAGCCAGGGACcaggcgacgagctcgccgcgcttctCTGTCCCGCTCCCGAGCGCCCTCTTCCACACCTCGCAGCCCCGGGCGAGCGAGATGGCGCCGGTGCAAGAGACCCTCGACGAGGGCccggtcgaggcgccgccgagcgcgccatttgcgcgcgagtcgaccgcgtcgccgttCAGCCGCGAGATGCGTGGCTCGCCGCAGGCGTTTGACCAGGCCCCGTACAACCGCGCGCAGTCGCCATGGGAGCCGAGCCAGCCGGTCGACGAGAGCAGCCGCGCAGCGGACGGCGCTCGGATGCCGTCGGACGCCGGGATGCActtcgcgacgcgccgcgccacgACGCAGTTCTCCGACGTGCCTCTGCCGGACGCGAAccaggacgaggccgcggcgtgggAGCACATGCGcatgcagctgcgcaactcgagcatcggcgtgccgtcgccgccgtcgggcCGGCGCGACCGCAGCGAGTACCGCAAGACGAGCTACGATCTGCTGgaaggcgcgtcgccccgCGAAGAGGCctgggcgccgcacgcccccctgtcgccgccgccgatcgccgccgccgcggcggcgcccacgtcggtgcctgcgcccgcgccgccgctggcctcggccttttcGCCAGCTACGATCTCTACGACGCAAATGTCGCCCGTGGCACACGCCGTGCCCTTGTCTGCGCGCATTGTTGAGCGCGTGAACGTGATGTGGGTCGGCAGTGCGCTGACGCGTGTCatggtcgtcggcgaggtgcgtctGAGTATTCtggccggcgccgtcgatggcggccgcgcgcgcatcgcgctcaGCAACGCGGACCAGCTCGAAAAggttgcggcgcaccccgGCCTCGTGTACGAGGTGGTGGGCGCGCCGGACCTGTACGAAGTCGACCTGgcggagctcgccaagagcggcagcgacacggtcgcgctgcgctacCAGCTGCGTGCaagcgacgcacgcgccgcccctCTCCTGCTTGAGCCCAAGTGGCGctgcgaggcgcagcagagCTCGCTGCTGGTGACCTACCGCGTGAACAACGCGTCGCTCCttgcggagcgtgcgccccacgcggcgctcagcggcgTGTACTTTAGCGTTGCGATCCcgcccgagacgccggTCGTGGGCAGCGTGCTCAGCCAGCCGGTCGGCGACTGGGACCccgacgcgcagcagctcgcgtggcagcgcgccgcgtcgctcccgctgggcgacggcgaggcgcacaagATCCTCGCGCGCTTCCCTGTCGCCGCCCaaggcacgccgcagcccgTGTCGGTCGCCTGGCAGCTCACGGCGCATACCGTCAGCGATGTGGGCCTCGAggcacgcgcaggcgcgcacCCCATCGTCTTTGCGAGCGTCCACCGGGAGACGGTCGCCGGCAAGTACTTTGCCCAGCCATAG
- a CDS encoding uncharacterized protein (COG:V; EggNog:ENOG503NV4C) — MKHSVDHRQAPAPGIGARSAHPPPAFAQAVSTSALEAIVAPIAVPRSASAAHFQTWGRVYHSDASTHDGAFSHTERRVFLPNSVEQVVAILELARRGGSDGTEPISVRAIGRVHSPSDLPFSLGWSIRMDELQGVVQVDADALTVTVLGGTYLETINKLLAAHDPPLGMHNLGSISEQTIAGAISTATHGSGIHFPVLSANVRQMELVCALPNGTTVVTCSRTERPDLFNATLCGLGATGIIVSVTLSVEHAFRLEQVTEDAPLDLLLGPAPARLSLQPEILAREAYSTFTKNPAALGVLLAAGVPLPPAPHYVPPPKSRAASEVYPFTPVDQIPVQPVDWNTGVETQRVQRRIEELVNSAEHVRLLIFPQAEMATISRARRTDKPAEPQSAAQAIYFRAVHYHLTQALLFGARFHHTLPPRVARAVYRLTHPRPPAEPRESGSAPPVPGIEPLSTSSALSVRVDDAPKVFNFDCLFPQYTYEYAIPYEYAGAALCALRTWLDEEHAREDGVRPHFPVEVRFVDADGIWLSHCYGRKTCFIGVIQFRPYDLPTSYRVLFQRFEALMRQFDGRPHWAKTHTSYRAELKERYPHLDDWLAVQAAYDPERMLVNPYVARHLLDEHGAGRRSVFRKSRM; from the coding sequence ATGAAGCACAGCGTGGACCAccggcaggcgccggcgccagGGATCGGCGCACGGAGCGCACACCCGCCCCCTGCCTTTGCGCAGGCCGtctcgacgtcggcgctcgaggcgatcgtCGCTCCGatcgccgtgccgcgctcggcatccgcCGCGCACTTCCAGACGTGGGGGCGCGTGTACCACTCGGATGCCTCGAcgcacgacggcgcctTTTCGCATACCGAGCGCCGGGTCTTTTTGCCAAACTCGGTCGAACAGGTCGTTGCTATCCTTGAGCTGGCGCGCAGGGGCGGGAGTGATGGCACAGAGCCGATTTCTGTGCGTGCCATCGGACGCGTGCACAGCCCGAGCGACCTGCCTTTTTCGCTCGGCTGGAGCATCCGcatggacgagctgcaAGGCGTCGTCCAGGTCGATGCAGACGCGCTCACTGTGACTGTGCTCGGCGGGACGTACCTCGAAACGATCAAcaagctcctcgcggcgcacgacccgccgctcggcatgcACAACCTCGGCTCGATTTCCGAGCAGACCATTGCGGGCGCCATCTCTACGGCGACTCACGGATCGGGTATCCACTTTCCGGTGCTCTCGGCAAACGTGCGCCAGATGGAGCTGGTGTGTGCGCTGCCAAACGGCACCACGGTCGTGACGTGCAGCCGCACAGAACGCCCGGACCTCTTTAACGCGACGCTGtgtggcctcggcgcgacggGTATCATTGTCTCGGTCACGCTCtcggtcgagcacgcgttccgtctcgagcaggtgACCGaagatgcgccgctcgaccttCTCCTCGGCCCCGCCCCAGCGCGCCTCTCACTCCAGCCGGAAatcctcgcgcgcgaggcgtacTCGACCTTTACCAAGAaccccgcggcgctcggcgtgctgctcgccgccggcgtgccACTGCCGCCAGCCCCGCACTATGTGCCCCCGCCCAAGTCACGGGCCGCTAGCGAGGTCTATCCTTTTACGCCCGTCGACCAAATCCCGGTGCAGCCCGTGGACTGGAATACAGgcgtcgagacgcagcgtgtgcagcgccgcatcgaggaGCTGGTCAACTCTGCAGAGCATGTGCGCCTTCTCATCTTTCCCCAGGCCGAGATGGCGACGAtcagccgcgcgcggcgcacggacAAGCCGGCTGAGCCACAGAGCGCCGCACAGGCGATCTACTTCCGTGCGGTGCACTACCACCTGACGCAAGCGCTGCTCTTTGGTGCGCGCTTCCACCACACGCTTCCtccgcgcgtcgcgcgtgccgtgTACCGCCTGACCCATCCGCGCCCCCCCGCGGAGCCGCGCGAGTCCGGaagtgcgccgccggtgcctgGCATTGAGCCGCTCTCGACGTCCTCTGCACtgtcggtgcgcgtcgacgatgcACCGAAAGTATTCAACTTTGACTGCCTCTTTCCGCAGTACACCTACGAGTACGCCATCCCGTACGAgtacgccggcgcggcgctctgtgcgctgcgcacctggcttgacgaggagcacgcgcgTGAAGACGGCGTGCGTCCCCACTTTccggtcgaggtgcgcttTGTCGATGCGGACGGCATCTGGCTGAGCCACTGCTACGGCCGCAAAACGTGCTTCATTGGTGTAATCCAGTTCCGGCCGTACGACCTGCCGACCAGCTACCGAGTGCTGTTCCAGCGcttcgaggcgctgatGCGCCAATTTGACGGGCGCCCCCACTGGGCCAAGACGCACACATCgtaccgcgccgagctcaaggAGCGCTACCCCCACCTCGACGACTGgctcgcggtgcaggccGCGTACGACCCCGAGCGCATGCTTGTCAACCCCTATGTCGCGCGCCACCTGCTGGACGAGCACGGAGCGGGCCGCCGTAGCGTCTTCCGCAAGAGCCGCATGTAG
- the PDI1 gene encoding protein disulfide-isomerase (SECRETED:SignalP(1-20); COG:O; EggNog:ENOG503NZ2W), translating to MRGFSQIVAAATLAAVSVYASEEKSDVVSLTTSAFDKWVANEPLALVEFFAPWCGHCQALAPHYESAATELLPQNVKLAKVDCTQEEALCTDQGVSGFPTLKVFRNGTPSPYAGTRKKEGIVSYMLKQQLPAVSAVTPENLEDLKKKDRFVVVAYVDENDKASNNAVNKFGEENRDSFVTGISSSKELAASAGAKFPSLVVYRTFDEPQVVHQAKGKALTAEEIEEFVTTESLPLIDEVSAENFGHYAQSGLPLAYYFVEPESSTREEEVKKLAQVAKDVRGKLNMVWIDAVKFGSHAKALNLKGESWPAFVIQDMENGAKYPLNEMGKDVVSNVKSFVTQFANGKLKPSVKSAPIPDTQGAVIEVVADEFDKYVFADDKDVLLELYAPWCGHCKNLAPTYEKLAESYAANPETAKQVSVVKMDGTANDVPPHAEITLQGFPTLLLKPAGKGERKLIQYEGDRTLESLVEFIASKGTHKASPVPTGSTSASAATESTAAHDEL from the coding sequence ATGCGTGGATTCTCCCAGATTGTTGCTGCTGCCACGCTCGCTGCTGTCAGCGTATATGCTTCGGAAGAGAAGTCGGATGTCGTCTCTCTGACGACCTCGGCCTTTGACAAGTGGGTCGCGAACGAGCCCCTGGCCCTGGTCGAGTTCTTCGCCCCATGGTGTGGCCACTgccaggcgcttgcgccgcactACGAGTCGGCTGCCACGGAGCTTCTGCCCCAGAACGTGAagctcgccaaggtcgACTGCACGCAGGAGGAGGCGCTCTGCACCGACCAGGGCGTCAGCGGCTTCCCCACCCTCAAGGTGTTCCGCAACGGTACCCCTTCGCCCTACGCCGGTACCCGCAAGAAGGAGGGCATTGTAAGCTACATGCTCAAGCAGCAGCTCCCTGCTGTTTCTGCCGTTACCCCCGAGAACCTCGAGGACCTGAAGAAGAAGGACCGCTTTGTGGTGGTTGCCTACGTGGACGAGAACGACAAGGCCTCGAACAATGCCGTGAACAAGTTTGGTGAGGAGAACCGTGACTCGTTCGTCACTGGTATCTCGAGCAGCAAGGAGCTTGCTGCGAGCGCCGGTGCCAAGTTCCCGTCACTCGTAGTGTACCGCACCTTTGACGAGCCGCAAGTTGTGCACCAAGCCAAGGGCAAGGCGCTCACCGCCGAGGAGATTGAGGAGTTTGTCAcgaccgagtcgctccCGCTCATCGACGAGGTGTCTGCCGAGAACTTTGGCCATTACGCCCAGTCGGGCCTCCCTCTTGCCTACTACTTTGTCGAGCccgagtcgagcacgcgcgaggaggaggtcaagaagctcgcgcaggttgCCAAGGACGTCCGCGGCAAGCTCAACATGGTCTGGATCGACGCCGTGAAGTTTGGCAGTcacgccaaggcgctcaaCCTCAAGGGTGAGAGCTGGCCCGCGTTTGTCATTCAGGACATGGAGAACGGTGCCAAGTACCCCCTGAACGAGATGGGCAAGGACGTTGTGTCGAATGTCAAGTCGTTCGTGACGCAATTTGCCAACGGCAAGCTCAAGCCGAGCGTGaagagcgcgccgatccCCGATACGCAGGGCGCCGTGATCGAGGTCGTGGCTGATGAGTTTGACAAGTACGTGTTCGCCGACGACAAGGACGTGCTCCTGGAGCTGTACGCGCCGTGGTGCGGCCACTGCAAGAACCTCGCGCCGACCTACGAGAAGCTCGCGGAGAGCTACGCGGCCAACCCCGAGACGGCCAAGCAGGTGTCCGTCGTCAAGATGGACGGCACTGCGAacgacgtgccgccgcacgccgagaTCACGCTCCAGGGCTTCCCGACCCTGCTCCTGAAGCCCGCGGGCAagggcgagcgcaagctcaTCCAGTACGAGGGCGACCGCACCCTCGAGTCGCTGGTCGAGTTCATCGCCTCCAAGGGCACGCACAAGgcctcgccggtgccgactggcagcaccagcgccagcgccgcgaccgagtCGACGGCCGCCCACGACGAGCTCTAA
- the SKS1 gene encoding Serine/threonine protein kinase (COG:T; EggNog:ENOG503NURV), giving the protein MTSVTPPQHRNLIGTRIADGRLELLSVLGLGAYGVVYLARDVSSFQHARKFLGESSRGTNGQGDYYAVKCLNKVGLDNRQRAFQRRETLLHTMTSSHPNVVSLHRIIDEPHDPNVYVIMDYCPDGDLFSMITEKMQYTVDPEPYVRDPVANDGRPMPEDPAYTRTRLAMDVVVKDVFNQILDAVEHCHNMGIYHRDLKPENILCMQNGRRVLLADFGLATGDRWSNDFGCGSSFYMGPECQGGLSARLSHYNTAANDVWSLGVILINLICGRNPWKQASSQDETFREYLKDPDFIKKVLPISEETNAVLKRIFTFRSESRCSIRSLRRWVNAIPRLQATALELWHRHHSVPMVATDHHQSKAQVETTPRIPSDALASLVPQEDMDSSDVISEALTPPSHSSAVPNAGTSHFSQLSLDDAYDRCVQEQAAKSAKRAPLRDTAMNLYLATVDEAQSLRPHPRAVPESSGDHFAAKPKPNSDLLIPDVPVDGYSETSQSASDTDFTLTPVSSPDDSMDASSIWCSGPCEAIPPIVAR; this is encoded by the coding sequence ATGACCAGCGTAACTCCGCCTCAGCACCGCAACCTTATTGGGACACGGAttgccgacggccgcctggAGCTTCTCTCGGTGCTGGGACTGGGCGCCTATGGCGTTGTCTATCTTGCACGGGATGTCTCCTCATTTCAACACGCACGCAAGTTCCTCGGCGAGTCGTCGCGAGGGACCAATGGACAAGGCGACTACTACGCCGTAAAGTGCCTTAACAAGGTCGGTCTCGACAATCGCCAGCGCGCTttccagcgccgcgagacACTCTTGCATACCATGACATCCAGCCACCCGAACGTGGTCTCTTTGCATCGCATCATTGACGAACCGCATGATCCCAACGTCTATGTCATCATGGACTACTGCCCGGATGGCGATCTCTTCTCGATGATTACCGAGAAGATGCAGTACACCGTGGACCCTGAGCCCTATGTGCGCGACCCGGTTGCCAACGACGGCCGCCCCATGCCTGAAGACCCTGCCTATACCCGCACCCGCCTTGCTATGGACGTGGTGGTGAAAGACGTCTTCAACCAGATCTTGGATGCCGTGGAACACTGTCACAACATGGGCATCTACCACCGCGATCTCAAGCCAGAGAACATCCTGTGCATGCAGAACGGACGCCGGGTACTACTGGCCGACTTTGGTCTTGCCACCGGCGACCGCTGGAGCAACGACTTTGGCTGCGGCAGCTCATTCTACATGGGCCCCGAGTGCCAAGGTGGCCTGTCGGCACGCCTCTCGCACTACAATACCGCCGCCAACGATGTGTGGTCGCTGGGCGTCATTTTGATCAATCTTATCTGCGGCCGCAACCCGTGGAAGCAGGCCAGCTCCCAGGACGAGACCTTCCGCGAATACCTCAAGGACCCCGACTTTATCAAGAAGGTCCTGCCGATCTCGGAGGAGACGAACGCTGTGCTGAAGCGCATTTTTACGTTCCGCTCCGAatcgcgctgctcgatcCGCAGCCTGCGGCGATGGGTGAATGCCATTCCCCGTCTGCAGGCGACCGCGCTCGAACTTTGGCACCGTCACCACTCGGTGCCGATGGTCGCTACGGACCACCACCAGTCCAAGGCGCAGGTCGAGACAACGCCACGCATTCCGTCCGACGCACTCGCTTCTCTTGTGCCGCAAGAGGACATGGACTCTTCCGACGTTATTTCGGAGGCGCTGACGCCACCTTCACATTCGTCGGCTGTGCCGAACGCAGGGACGTCGCACTTCTCGCAGCTGTCGCTGGACGACGCATACGACCGGTGTGTTCAGGAACAAGCTGCCAAGAGCGCcaagcgtgcgccgctgcgtgacACCGCAATGAACCTCTACTTGGCTACTGTCGACGAGGCCCAGTCTCTGCGGCCTCatccgcgcgccgtgcccgagtcgagcggcgACCATTTCGCTGCGAAGCCGAAGCCCAACTCCGATCTTCTTATTCCCGATGTGCCGGTCGACGGTTATTCCGAGACTTCGCAATCAGCAAGCGACACGGATTTCACTTTGACACCTGTCAGCAGCCCCGATGACAGCATGGACGCCAGCAGCATATGGTGCTCGGGCCCCTGTGAGGCGATTCCGCCCATTGTTGCGCGGTGA